DNA from Tripterygium wilfordii isolate XIE 37 chromosome 4, ASM1340144v1, whole genome shotgun sequence:
CGAAAGAGATACTGGACCTGATGTGAGCATGACAAGAGGAGTATTCCTTTCACGAGCAAACCTGAAAACCTTCTCATCTCTGCTGGTTATTCCATCAGGACTAATCTGCACAAGGAAGTTTtaggaataagataaattattaGATGCTTCATATTTTTTAACAGAACAATTATACACAGACAAGTTAATCTGAAACTGACTCCGATCTTCTTCACGCCACTGCCATTTTAATATCTACATGATTAACATAAAAATGAAGCAACATTTATCCTACGTGATTCAACATGCTTCATATGTGTTTCTTTGATGAATAATTAAATAGTAGGTTTCTTGGTTCTCATGCAGTTAGCTTGCAATATTTGCAGCATCAAGTGCAGCGTAAggataaaaaactaataaatgTATTTCATTAAGAAGTTAGCGTTTTAGCATTTGCTGCCACAACTCTGCTTCTGTAATCTCAACCAGTCACTGGAGCATTCAGTACTCGTGAAGGCTTCATCTAGCCAAACATTAAACCTTGAATACATCTAACATTGACAGTGCCTCATAGTCACACCTGTTTCTTGAATTCTGCTGCTTCCTCCACTTAACAGATACATAGATGATTTGGGAgggaaaacaacaaagaaaaaaaaatggaacaacaaatatgaaattaacTTATCTGATGAGAATGTTACCTTCAACCTCCCCAATGGATCACCATCAAGGATATCTGTGCCAGCATTGTATATCACCAATTCAGGGTTAAAGGTATGCCCAGCAATCTAGCATTCATATACAGCGCCAAAAATTGTCACAATTAATAAAGCTTCAGTGTCGGCTATACCAAAAGCTAAATAACTAAAAACAAGGTGGCAAACTGCATATAAATGACAGCCCGATCACCCAAATGTCCTGCAAGGAACTGCATCTAAAAGTTTAAGCAGAAAGGACATgggtaaaattaaaaaaaaaatacacataccTCAAGAGCTTCATCTAATTTACTCAAGTACTCGTTAGTTGTCGTCCCACTCTGTTCaaaaatagaaaggaaaaaaaacacggCAACTCAGGTAAGAACAAAAATAGGTAAAATTCATGCTTACCAATAAGATATCAATATCTTACTGCTACTTCAACTCTCTGATCAATGTATCTTCTAGCCTCAAAATCCTGaaaaacaagaataataaaAGGTAAAAAATATGAGTATCAGGATTATTCATCCAACAATGACAGAGAAGTAGAGAACAcaagatgatgataatgaagatgaTAAATTGAATCATATAACACGATGAAACTGAGGATTCATTCCAGAAATAGTAGGTGACCATGaaagaaaaaagggaaagatatgcaatttgaaactatACTTAGAAGAGCCAGAAGAGATGTTCAATAGTTGGCAACTTACAAATGGATATATTCCAGGATTGTACATATCCAGAGTATACACTCGTCCTGTAAGGACAACAAACAACCGTCATTCATGTTCAAAAAGAATGCCATAAAGAATCCACCACGAGGGCTGGTGAGAAACCATACTGTCATCAAAGAAATCCATTTCATGGCCATTTCCCTGGTGTGCATCAAGATCAATTATCATAACCCTGCAAAATTTTGGAGACaatgataataaaaacaaaGCCATTGCTATCTACATTATTATCATCACCTGAGCTGCAACTGTTACTACCTTGATATATTTAACCGAACAAAGGCATAATGTATGCAGAGAGAGATGTCAGCGTAAGCACAAAAGCCACCACCCTTTTCAGCAGAACAATGATGAAATCCTCCTCCAACATTGATGGCCCATCCTCGCTCCTTTGCAAGCTTAGCTGCCAAAATAGTTCCTCCTACCTGCAGTCAAGTGTGTTCATTATAAATCTTTGAATAGAAGTGGGCGTACAAATTCCCTAATGAACAATAACTTGAAGTTTCACCTGCATGCGAAAAGGGTAAAGAACCTTTTTCTGTAATATGCAATTGGGAAATAGTGCAACAGGGGGCACCTGTATGGATTACAACACAGTAAACCTGCATTAAAATACAAAACCAACTATATTTGGGGTAGAAACTACTGTTAAGCCAAAGCAGCCATGAAGTAAATATTCCCTGGCTGTTCCATAAAGCCAAATTATTCGCCCAACTGATTCTATTGTTTACTATGTAGCATGACATCATCTAGCTTCTCTAGCATTATTTCCATAGCATTTAAATGACCATTTTCAATTAGTGACATTGAAACAAAACCTTTTTACAGGGAAGAGccaattcaaataaattttaaaatgtcgCTTTTTTACTAAATAGTGACAATATCTTTTGAAAAATGACTATGGAAGAAAAAAGTATTTGTAAAGACAAGCAATACCTCAATAATCATGGCAACATTTTGACTGCCTTTAAGACTATTCAAGTATGATTCTGAATGTACCTGTCACGGAGTGGCCATCACTTAAACAAATGGATTCCAGTGGCAATGCCTAGAAAAGACAAATAAATATCCATGCATACATGGCGAATAGATCTTAAGACAAAGGTCAAAGGTGCTAACCACAAGGAGATCATCTTTTGAAGCTTCCAGAGGTTCGACAACACTATTTTTGTCCAAAGCACCTTCAGAAATGAGGAATTGGCATATGCGACCCCATTTA
Protein-coding regions in this window:
- the LOC119997616 gene encoding LOW QUALITY PROTEIN: histone deacetylase 2 (The sequence of the model RefSeq protein was modified relative to this genomic sequence to represent the inferred CDS: inserted 1 base in 1 codon); amino-acid sequence: MPLVTESTRNLXKSTVRLLLALASIKISESLLRFIRSLSMSSSTSSPTMDAATLRRNRILSSKLYLDVAPSKIPVIYSSVYDISFLGIEKMHPFDSSKWGRICQFLISEGALDKNSVVEPLEASKDDLLVVHSESYLNSLKGSQNVAMIIEVPPVALFPNCILQKKVLYPFRMQVGGTILAAKLAKERGWAINVGGGFHHCSAEKGGGFCAYADISLCIHYAFVRLNISRVMIIDLDAHQGNGHEMDFFDDRRVYTLDMYNPGIYPFDFEARRYIDQRVEVASGTTTNEYLSKLDEALEIAGHTFNPELVIYNAGTDILDGDPLGRLKISPDGITSRDEKVFRFARERNTPLVMLTSGGYMKSSARVIADSIANLSQKSLINLSS